A DNA window from Burkholderiales bacterium contains the following coding sequences:
- a CDS encoding endonuclease/exonuclease/phosphatase family protein: MSKTLHVATYNIHKGFSHFNRRMMVHELRERLRAMRADVVFLQEVQGNHDYHAVRYANWPRTPQYEFLADSVWSDFSYGRNAIYDAGHHGNAILSRFPIVRWDNQDISAHPLERRGLLHCELKIAGWNEYLHCINVHLGLFARWRKKQLQALGGRIEELVPPHAPLIIAGDFNDWRGRAGRVFAEALDLHEVFEQIRGRPARSFPSVIPLFRLDRIYVRGFRVERAHVHHGRPWSKISDHAALSATMRRV, from the coding sequence ATGAGCAAGACGCTGCACGTTGCGACCTACAACATCCACAAGGGGTTTTCGCACTTCAACCGGCGCATGATGGTGCATGAGCTGCGCGAGCGCTTGCGCGCGATGCGCGCCGACGTGGTGTTCCTGCAGGAAGTGCAGGGCAACCACGACTATCATGCCGTGCGCTACGCAAACTGGCCGCGCACGCCGCAATACGAATTTCTCGCCGATTCGGTGTGGAGCGATTTCAGCTACGGCCGGAATGCGATTTACGACGCGGGGCACCACGGCAACGCCATTCTGAGCCGCTTTCCCATTGTGCGCTGGGACAACCAGGACATTTCCGCGCATCCGCTCGAGCGCCGCGGACTCCTGCACTGCGAATTGAAAATCGCCGGCTGGAATGAATATCTGCACTGCATCAACGTGCATCTGGGTTTGTTTGCGCGCTGGCGCAAAAAACAGTTGCAAGCACTGGGCGGACGAATTGAAGAGCTGGTGCCGCCGCATGCGCCGCTGATTATCGCCGGCGATTTCAACGACTGGCGCGGCCGAGCCGGGCGGGTTTTCGCCGAGGCGCTGGATCTGCATGAGGTGTTCGAGCAGATCCGGGGCCGGCCGGCGCGGAGTTTTCCCTCGGTGATTCCCTTGTTCCGGCTGGACCGCATATACGTGCGGGGTTTTCGCGTCGAGCGCGCGCACGTGCATCACGGCCGACCGTGGTCGAAAATTTCCGACCACGCCGCTTTGTCGGCGACCATGAGGCGCGTGTGA
- the clsB gene encoding cardiolipin synthase ClsB, with product MHSVAGNKLTLLHNGAKYFPELEAAIDSAASEIFLETYIFENDVTGRRIAAALERAARRGVIVHLVVDGFGSRTLPQEMIDAMSEAGVQVLVFRPEVMSFRFRRNRLRRMHRKIVVIDSEIAFVGGINIIDDMHTPRQIPPRFDFAVKIEGPLLRAIHTVAKDLWAGAARTHFKRAWRNTLGRPAVIRPRGEQRAALVTRDNVRHRRDIEQAYLRAINSAKEEILIASPYFLPGRNLRRALVNAAQQGVRVILLLQGRVEYVLLHYASLALYGNFLDAGVEIYEYHKSFMHAKVAVVDGGWATVGSSNIDPFSLLLAREANVVVQDRKFAGELRKNLMQAVADGATQVVHERWEHQPLWRRILIWISYGVVRFIAGVFGYGREQELKPRH from the coding sequence ATGCATTCCGTCGCGGGCAACAAGCTGACGCTGCTTCACAACGGCGCCAAATATTTTCCCGAGCTGGAAGCGGCGATTGACAGCGCGGCTTCGGAAATCTTTCTCGAAACCTATATTTTCGAGAATGATGTGACCGGCAGGCGCATCGCGGCGGCCCTCGAACGCGCCGCAAGGCGCGGCGTCATCGTGCATCTGGTGGTTGACGGCTTCGGCTCCCGCACGCTGCCGCAGGAGATGATCGACGCCATGAGTGAAGCGGGAGTGCAGGTGCTGGTGTTCCGACCGGAAGTAATGAGCTTCAGGTTCAGGCGTAACCGGCTGCGGCGCATGCACCGGAAGATTGTGGTGATTGACAGCGAAATCGCTTTCGTCGGCGGCATCAACATCATTGACGACATGCACACGCCCAGACAGATCCCTCCACGCTTCGATTTCGCGGTGAAAATTGAAGGGCCGCTGTTACGGGCCATTCACACCGTGGCGAAGGATTTGTGGGCGGGCGCAGCGCGCACGCATTTCAAGCGCGCCTGGCGCAACACCTTGGGACGGCCGGCGGTGATTCGGCCCCGCGGTGAGCAGCGTGCGGCGCTGGTTACGCGCGACAACGTACGCCACCGGCGCGACATCGAGCAGGCCTATCTCAGGGCCATCAACTCCGCGAAAGAGGAAATCCTCATCGCCAGCCCCTATTTCCTGCCCGGCCGCAATTTGCGCCGCGCGCTGGTGAACGCGGCGCAACAAGGCGTGCGCGTGATTTTGCTGTTGCAGGGGCGGGTCGAATATGTGCTGCTGCATTACGCTTCACTCGCTCTCTACGGCAATTTTCTCGACGCGGGCGTGGAAATTTACGAATACCACAAGAGTTTTATGCACGCCAAAGTGGCGGTGGTGGATGGCGGTTGGGCGACGGTAGGATCCTCCAACATCGATCCCTTCAGCCTGTTGCTCGCGCGCGAAGCCAACGTGGTGGTGCAGGACCGGAAATTTGCCGGGGAATTGAGAAAGAATCTGATGCAGGCGGTGGCCGATGGCGCGACGCAAGTGGTGCATGAGCGCTGGGAACACCAGCCGCTATGGCGGCGTATCCTGATCTGGATCAGCTACGGGGTGGTGCGCTTCATCGCCGGTGTGTTTGGCTATGGCAGGGAGCAGGAGCTGAAGCCGCGCCATTAA
- a CDS encoding ABC transporter ATP-binding protein/permease, which produces MRIAHFGKPSQNRNDWKTIGTLLPYLLEFKGRVVLALSLLICAKLANVTVPLVLKGIVDSLSVKDALIALPIALLAGYGILRFSATLFGELRDAVFAKVTQRAIRRAALKVFSHLHLLNLRFHLERQTGGVSRDIERGSRGISFVLQFMLFNILPTFVEIGLVAVILLIQYDVWFAVVTFVTLAIYIVFTLVVTEWRMVFRRTMNDSDSKANTRAIDSLLNYETVKYFGNEEWEARRYDEGMQVWENAAVRNQTSLAGLNAGQSAIIAVGMTLLMVLAANGVVKGAMTLGDLVLVNAFMLQLYLPLNFLGFVYREIRHSLADMERMFGLLEVNLEIQDKPDAVPLMVGDAAVHFECVNFSYEAKRQILFDVDFGIAPGKTVAVVGHSGSGKSTLARLLFRFYDVNGGHISVNGQDIREVTQKSLRAAIGIVPQDTVLFNDTIFYNINYGRPEADREEVIEAAKSAHIHDFISTLPDGYDSMVGERGLKLSGGEKQRVAIARAILKNPRILIFDEATSALDSKSEKAIQAELKRIAANRTTLTIAHRLSTVVDADQILVMDHGRIIERGTHRELLEKQGAYAHMWALQQQEEAKRDKEEQSSRRAEAVRA; this is translated from the coding sequence ATGCGTATTGCTCATTTCGGCAAGCCATCGCAAAACCGCAACGACTGGAAGACCATCGGGACGCTGCTTCCCTATCTTTTGGAGTTTAAGGGGAGAGTCGTGCTGGCGCTATCACTTCTGATTTGCGCCAAGCTCGCCAACGTTACCGTGCCACTGGTGCTCAAAGGCATCGTCGATTCCTTGAGCGTCAAGGACGCGCTGATTGCGCTGCCGATTGCGCTGCTCGCCGGTTACGGCATTTTGCGCTTTTCGGCGACGCTGTTCGGCGAATTGCGCGACGCGGTATTCGCCAAGGTTACGCAACGGGCGATCCGCCGCGCGGCGCTGAAAGTGTTCAGCCATCTGCATTTGCTCAACTTGCGCTTTCATCTGGAGCGGCAGACCGGCGGCGTGTCGCGCGACATCGAGCGCGGCAGCCGCGGCATTTCCTTCGTTTTGCAGTTCATGCTGTTTAACATCCTGCCGACCTTCGTGGAAATCGGGCTGGTCGCGGTCATTCTGCTCATCCAATACGACGTCTGGTTTGCGGTGGTGACCTTTGTCACGCTCGCGATTTACATCGTGTTCACGCTGGTGGTCACCGAGTGGCGCATGGTGTTCCGCCGCACCATGAACGATTCCGACTCCAAGGCCAACACCCGCGCCATCGACAGCCTGCTGAATTACGAGACGGTGAAATATTTCGGCAACGAGGAGTGGGAGGCGCGGCGCTATGATGAAGGCATGCAGGTGTGGGAAAACGCGGCGGTGAGGAACCAGACCTCGCTCGCCGGGCTCAACGCCGGGCAGTCGGCGATCATCGCCGTCGGCATGACGCTGCTCATGGTGCTTGCCGCGAACGGCGTGGTGAAAGGCGCGATGACGCTGGGCGACCTGGTGCTGGTGAACGCATTCATGCTGCAGCTCTATCTGCCGCTCAACTTCCTGGGCTTCGTCTACCGCGAAATCCGCCATTCGCTGGCGGACATGGAAAGAATGTTCGGCCTTTTGGAAGTTAATCTGGAAATCCAGGATAAGCCGGACGCCGTGCCGCTGATGGTGGGTGACGCCGCCGTGCATTTTGAGTGCGTGAATTTCAGCTACGAAGCGAAGCGGCAGATTTTGTTCGACGTGGATTTCGGAATTGCGCCGGGGAAAACGGTGGCGGTGGTCGGGCACAGTGGTTCCGGCAAGTCCACGCTGGCGCGGCTGCTGTTCCGTTTCTACGATGTGAACGGTGGGCACATCAGCGTAAACGGCCAGGACATCCGCGAGGTCACACAAAAATCCCTGCGTGCGGCCATCGGCATCGTGCCGCAGGACACGGTGCTGTTTAACGACACGATTTTTTACAACATCAATTACGGCCGCCCCGAGGCGGACCGCGAAGAAGTGATCGAGGCGGCGAAATCGGCGCACATTCATGATTTCATCTCGACGCTGCCGGACGGTTACGACAGCATGGTGGGCGAGCGGGGACTCAAGCTTTCCGGCGGCGAGAAGCAGCGCGTGGCGATTGCGCGCGCGATACTCAAGAACCCGCGCATCCTGATTTTCGACGAGGCGACTTCGGCGCTCGATTCCAAATCGGAAAAAGCGATTCAGGCGGAACTCAAGCGCATCGCCGCCAATCGAACCACGCTTACCATCGCCCACCGGCTTTCCACCGTCGTTGATGCCGACCAGATTCTGGTGATGGACCACGGCCGCATCATCGAGCGCGGCACCCATCGCGAGCTTTTGGAAAAGCAGGGTGCCTACGCGCACATGTGGGCGCTGCAGCAGCAGGAGGAAGCCAAGCGCGACAAGGAAGAACAAAGCTCACGCCGGGCGGAAGCGGTGCGCGCCTGA
- the pbpG gene encoding D-alanyl-D-alanine endopeptidase, whose amino-acid sequence MQKNFSILGLLLLTTGAFAAQDESLPQAEQPAVEALVEAQLALPPLDTAKLGVIEAPVEAQPPLPPLDTTKLGKVRSAVALVVDQEQERPLYAKNVDTQMPIASITKLMTAMVVLDAQLPLDEPVTIGKEDVDTKRGTRSKLKVGVTLSRGELLQLALMASENRAAAALAHSYPGGMPAFVAAMNQKAAALDMAQTHFVDPTGLDSRNVSTAQDLVKMVKASYGYDLIREYTTATSQAVAGAQRKSRPLSFHNSNRLVKSKSWEIGLSKTGYIRDSGRCLVLQTRIADQSLIIVLLDSWGKYTRIADANRIKRWIETSLLARKPRSS is encoded by the coding sequence ATGCAGAAAAATTTTTCCATTCTTGGCTTGCTGTTGTTGACAACGGGGGCGTTTGCCGCCCAGGACGAGTCTCTACCGCAAGCGGAGCAACCGGCGGTTGAGGCGCTGGTTGAGGCGCAGCTGGCCTTGCCGCCGCTTGACACGGCGAAGCTGGGCGTGATCGAGGCGCCGGTTGAGGCGCAGCCGCCCTTGCCGCCACTCGATACGACAAAGCTGGGCAAGGTGCGTTCGGCGGTCGCCTTGGTGGTCGACCAGGAGCAGGAGCGGCCGCTCTATGCCAAGAACGTCGATACACAAATGCCGATTGCTTCCATTACCAAGCTGATGACGGCGATGGTGGTGCTTGATGCGCAATTGCCGCTGGATGAGCCGGTCACCATAGGCAAAGAGGACGTGGACACCAAGCGCGGAACCCGTTCCAAGCTCAAGGTCGGCGTTACGTTGTCACGCGGGGAATTGCTGCAGCTCGCGCTGATGGCTTCGGAAAACCGCGCTGCAGCCGCGCTGGCGCACAGTTACCCCGGCGGGATGCCGGCGTTTGTGGCGGCCATGAACCAGAAAGCCGCGGCGCTCGACATGGCGCAAACGCATTTCGTCGATCCCACCGGCCTCGACAGCCGCAATGTTTCCACTGCGCAGGATCTGGTCAAGATGGTCAAGGCAAGCTACGGCTACGACCTGATCCGCGAATACACCACCGCAACCTCGCAGGCCGTCGCCGGCGCGCAGCGCAAATCGCGCCCCCTTTCCTTTCACAACTCCAACCGATTGGTCAAAAGCAAAAGCTGGGAGATCGGGCTGTCGAAAACCGGCTACATCCGCGATTCCGGACGCTGCCTGGTGCTGCAGACACGCATCGCCGACCAGTCGCTCATCATCGTGCTGCTCGATTCGTGGGGCAAGTACACCCGGATTGCCGACGCCAACCGCATCAAGCGCTGGATAGAAACCAGCCTCCTGGCCCGCAAACCCCGTTCGAGTTAG
- the egtD gene encoding L-histidine N(alpha)-methyltransferase has protein sequence MRGPVAGKTVRFYPLLPEQKSFLDEILEGLSRERKQIPPKFFYDAHGCGLFDAICELPEYYLTRVETAMMREYAAEMAQCLGPDCLLIEYGSGASRKTRLLLDQLRPLAYMPIDIAGEQLRASAQTLAGAYPGMQVLAVCADYSQAIKLPVRDATGIKRKAIYFPGSTIGNFTEEETVAFLQQAREVAGRGGAMLVGVDLKKSKEVLHAAYNDAQGVTAKFNLNMLTRINRELGADFNLSNFRHRAFYNEQAGRIEMHLESLVAQQVKIGSRRFAFRAGETIHTENSYKYSVAEFQGLAREAGFAPQRLWTDAQQLFAVHYLHAGG, from the coding sequence ATGAGGGGCCCGGTTGCGGGTAAGACCGTCCGGTTTTACCCTCTCCTCCCGGAGCAAAAGAGCTTTCTCGACGAAATTCTCGAAGGGCTTTCCAGGGAGCGAAAGCAGATTCCCCCCAAGTTTTTTTATGATGCGCACGGCTGCGGGCTGTTCGATGCCATCTGCGAGCTTCCCGAATATTATTTGACGCGCGTCGAGACCGCGATGATGCGCGAGTATGCCGCGGAAATGGCGCAATGCCTGGGCCCTGATTGCCTGCTCATCGAATACGGCAGCGGCGCCAGCCGCAAGACGCGCCTGCTGCTCGACCAGCTGCGCCCTCTCGCCTACATGCCGATCGATATTGCCGGTGAGCAGTTGCGCGCTTCGGCACAGACGCTCGCGGGTGCTTATCCGGGCATGCAAGTGCTGGCCGTGTGCGCCGATTATTCACAGGCTATCAAGTTGCCCGTGCGCGATGCGACGGGAATCAAGCGCAAAGCGATTTATTTTCCCGGCTCCACCATCGGTAATTTCACAGAGGAGGAAACCGTGGCGTTTCTGCAACAGGCGCGGGAAGTGGCGGGCCGGGGCGGCGCAATGCTGGTGGGCGTGGATTTGAAAAAATCGAAAGAAGTTTTGCACGCCGCCTACAACGATGCACAAGGCGTGACGGCGAAATTTAACCTCAATATGCTCACGCGCATCAACCGCGAGCTCGGCGCCGATTTCAACTTGAGCAATTTCCGGCATCGTGCGTTTTACAACGAACAGGCAGGGCGCATCGAAATGCATCTTGAGAGTCTGGTTGCCCAGCAAGTAAAGATAGGGAGCCGGCGCTTCGCCTTTCGCGCGGGCGAAACCATTCACACCGAAAATTCCTACAAGTACTCGGTGGCGGAATTTCAAGGTCTGGCTAGGGAGGCGGGATTTGCGCCGCAACGGTTGTGGACCGATGCGCAGCAGCTTTTTGCCGTGCATTACCTGCATGCGGGCGGCTGA
- a CDS encoding (Fe-S)-binding protein, with the protein MRVGLFVTCLVDLMRPRIGFAALRLLEAAGCEVIVPSSQTCCGQPGYNSGDRASAKALALKFIREFAACDYVVAPSGSCAGMVRVHYSDLFEGEPKLLEQAQKLARRTFELTDFLVNVAKLEKLPGAFSGSVTYHDCCSGLRELGVKQQPRTLLSRMPDVKLKEMQNCETCCGFGGTFAVKFGEISTRLADNKCHDIEISGADAVVLGDLGCILNIEGRLCRRGNRKTRVLHVAEVLAGEE; encoded by the coding sequence ATGCGTGTCGGGCTTTTCGTGACCTGCCTTGTTGATCTGATGCGCCCGCGCATCGGTTTTGCCGCGCTTAGGCTGCTGGAAGCCGCGGGCTGCGAAGTGATAGTCCCTTCAAGCCAAACCTGCTGTGGCCAGCCGGGCTACAATTCCGGCGACCGCGCTTCCGCCAAAGCGCTGGCGCTGAAATTCATCCGAGAATTCGCCGCTTGCGATTATGTGGTCGCGCCCTCCGGTTCCTGCGCAGGAATGGTGCGCGTGCATTATTCCGATCTGTTCGAAGGCGAACCTAAACTGCTCGAGCAGGCGCAAAAACTGGCGCGGCGTACCTTTGAATTGACCGATTTCCTGGTGAATGTGGCGAAGCTGGAAAAACTGCCCGGCGCTTTCAGCGGCAGCGTGACTTATCACGATTGCTGCTCCGGTCTGCGCGAGCTGGGCGTGAAACAACAGCCGCGCACGCTGTTGTCGAGGATGCCGGATGTCAAGCTCAAGGAAATGCAAAACTGCGAAACCTGCTGCGGCTTTGGCGGCACTTTTGCGGTCAAGTTCGGTGAGATTTCCACGCGGCTGGCCGACAACAAGTGCCATGACATCGAGATCAGCGGCGCGGATGCGGTGGTGCTCGGCGATTTGGGCTGCATCCTTAACATCGAAGGCCGGCTGTGCCGCCGCGGCAATCGAAAAACCCGTGTCCTGCACGTGGCCGAGGTATTAGCAGGTGAGGAGTAA
- a CDS encoding LutB/LldF family L-lactate oxidation iron-sulfur protein, which translates to MQVASMHFKARAAEKLHDKQLQQALLKAQGKFVHARAAAVRELDNFEAFRDAAAAIRDRVLLDLDVYLEQFEQTAAARGAEVHWAETTEEANRIVCEIAARHGVKTAVKSKSMVSEECALNEALEAAGIEVVETDLGEYILQLAHEPPSHIVAPVVHKTKDEISDLFEQKHKKSRKTGIPELCREAREVLRPHFLSADMGISGANFLIAETGSTLIVTNEGNGRMATTLPRVHVAITGIEKIVPTLEDIATLLRLLPRSATGQAITNYVSINTGVRSKDASDGPEHFHIVLVDAGRTKLLGGALQAMLRCIRCGACMNHCPVYQNVGGHAYGWVYPGPMGSVLTPIYAGLENALDLPNASTFCGECAVVCPVKIPLPDLMRKLREKQVERGLRPWPERLALKVWAWVAQRPGIYTAMTGIAARVLKWMSGEEKVLHYLPAGSGWTNGRDFPAPEGKTFRELYQAGKRGE; encoded by the coding sequence ATGCAAGTTGCGTCCATGCACTTCAAGGCGCGCGCCGCGGAAAAGCTGCACGACAAGCAGTTGCAGCAGGCGCTGCTGAAAGCGCAGGGCAAATTCGTTCATGCGCGCGCGGCGGCGGTACGCGAGCTGGATAATTTCGAAGCGTTCCGCGACGCAGCAGCGGCAATACGTGACCGTGTGCTCCTTGATCTCGATGTTTATCTCGAGCAATTCGAGCAAACGGCCGCCGCGCGCGGCGCGGAAGTGCACTGGGCCGAGACCACCGAAGAAGCGAACCGCATCGTGTGCGAAATCGCCGCGCGCCATGGGGTGAAAACAGCGGTCAAATCAAAATCCATGGTGAGCGAAGAGTGCGCTCTCAACGAGGCGTTGGAAGCGGCGGGGATCGAAGTGGTGGAAACCGATCTCGGTGAATACATCCTGCAACTGGCGCACGAGCCGCCTTCGCACATCGTGGCGCCGGTAGTGCACAAGACAAAGGACGAGATCTCCGATCTCTTTGAGCAAAAGCACAAGAAATCGCGCAAGACCGGGATTCCGGAATTGTGCCGCGAAGCGCGCGAAGTGCTGCGACCGCATTTTCTTTCCGCCGATATGGGAATTTCCGGCGCCAATTTCCTGATTGCCGAAACCGGTTCCACCTTGATTGTTACCAACGAAGGCAACGGCCGCATGGCGACCACCCTGCCGCGCGTGCACGTGGCGATTACCGGCATCGAGAAAATCGTGCCAACGCTGGAAGATATCGCTACGCTCCTGCGTCTCCTACCGCGCTCGGCGACCGGCCAGGCGATCACCAATTATGTTTCCATCAACACCGGCGTGAGAAGCAAAGATGCGAGCGATGGACCGGAGCATTTCCATATTGTGCTGGTGGACGCGGGGCGCACCAAGCTCCTGGGCGGAGCGCTGCAGGCCATGCTGCGCTGCATACGCTGCGGTGCGTGCATGAATCACTGCCCGGTGTATCAGAACGTCGGCGGCCACGCTTACGGCTGGGTTTATCCCGGCCCGATGGGTTCGGTGCTTACCCCGATTTACGCCGGGCTGGAAAACGCGCTCGACCTGCCCAACGCGTCGACGTTCTGCGGCGAGTGCGCGGTGGTCTGCCCGGTGAAGATTCCGCTGCCCGACCTGATGCGCAAGCTCAGGGAAAAGCAGGTGGAGCGGGGGTTGCGTCCCTGGCCGGAACGGCTCGCGCTGAAAGTCTGGGCATGGGTCGCGCAGCGGCCTGGAATTTACACCGCCATGACCGGCATCGCGGCACGCGTATTGAAATGGATGAGCGGCGAAGAAAAAGTTCTGCATTACCTGCCGGCGGGGAGCGGCTGGACCAATGGGCGTGATTTTCCCGCGCCGGAAGGCAAAACATTCCGCGAGCTTTATCAGGCGGGCAAACGCGGAGAATGA
- a CDS encoding CoA-acylating methylmalonate-semialdehyde dehydrogenase, with protein MTNLNVNVTEVKLWINGAYHSSGSERWGEVTNPATGDVIRKAPLCSAADIDAAVRAAKQAFPAWRETPPLKRARIMMRYLQLLEKNREELARLASEEHGKTLSDAAGSVQRGIEVVEFACGIPHLLKGEHSENVGTGVDCYTLKQPLGVCAGITPFNFPVMVPLWMFPVAIACGNTFVLKPSEKVPSASLRMAELFKEAGLPDGVFNVVHGDKEAVDAILHHPEIKAVSFVGSTPVAKYIYETCAKNGKRVQALGGAKNHAVVLPDADLEFTADALIGAAYGSAGERCMAISAVVAVGEAADPLIAKLRDKAAKLKVGPGNIKEVEMGPLVTRAHRDKVKAYVDAGEKEGAKLVLDGRGLKVSGHENGFYLGPTLFDHVTPRMTIYRDEIFGPVLIVLRARDYDEAVQLVNRNPYANGTAVFTRSGALARRFQHEIEVGMVGINVPIPVPMAFFSFGGWKNSLFGDLHVHGPEGVKFYTRTKAVTGRWPEQAEKPKLDMPTH; from the coding sequence ATGACCAATCTAAATGTGAATGTGACTGAAGTGAAGCTGTGGATCAACGGCGCTTATCATTCCAGCGGCAGCGAGCGGTGGGGCGAAGTGACCAATCCCGCCACCGGGGACGTCATCCGCAAGGCGCCGCTTTGCAGTGCTGCCGATATTGATGCCGCGGTGCGCGCTGCAAAACAGGCGTTTCCCGCCTGGCGCGAAACCCCGCCGCTCAAGCGCGCGCGCATCATGATGCGTTATTTGCAGCTTTTGGAAAAAAACCGCGAAGAACTGGCGCGGCTGGCAAGCGAAGAGCACGGCAAGACGTTGTCGGACGCCGCCGGCTCGGTGCAGCGCGGCATTGAAGTCGTGGAATTCGCCTGTGGCATTCCGCATTTGCTCAAGGGCGAGCATTCAGAAAATGTAGGCACCGGCGTGGATTGCTATACGCTCAAACAGCCGCTCGGCGTGTGCGCGGGAATCACGCCGTTCAATTTCCCGGTGATGGTGCCACTGTGGATGTTCCCGGTGGCGATTGCCTGCGGCAACACTTTTGTGCTTAAACCTTCTGAAAAAGTGCCTTCGGCGAGCCTGCGCATGGCGGAACTGTTCAAGGAAGCGGGGCTTCCCGACGGCGTGTTCAACGTGGTGCACGGCGACAAGGAAGCGGTGGATGCGATTTTGCATCATCCGGAAATCAAGGCGGTTTCCTTTGTGGGTTCGACGCCGGTCGCCAAATACATTTATGAAACTTGCGCGAAGAACGGCAAGCGGGTGCAGGCGCTGGGCGGTGCGAAAAACCACGCGGTGGTGCTGCCGGACGCCGATCTGGAATTTACCGCGGACGCCTTGATCGGCGCGGCTTACGGTTCGGCGGGCGAGCGCTGCATGGCGATTTCCGCCGTGGTGGCGGTGGGCGAAGCCGCTGATCCGTTAATTGCGAAATTGCGCGACAAGGCCGCGAAACTCAAGGTCGGGCCGGGAAATATCAAGGAGGTGGAAATGGGCCCGCTGGTGACGCGCGCCCACCGCGACAAGGTGAAAGCTTATGTCGACGCCGGCGAAAAAGAAGGCGCGAAGCTGGTGCTGGACGGGCGCGGGCTCAAGGTTTCCGGCCATGAAAACGGTTTTTATCTGGGGCCCACGCTGTTTGATCATGTCACGCCGCGGATGACGATTTACCGCGATGAAATTTTCGGCCCGGTGCTGATCGTGCTGCGCGCTCGGGATTATGATGAGGCGGTTCAACTGGTCAACCGCAACCCGTATGCCAATGGCACCGCGGTGTTCACGCGCTCGGGCGCACTGGCGCGGCGCTTCCAGCATGAAATCGAAGTGGGCATGGTCGGCATCAACGTGCCGATCCCGGTGCCGATGGCGTTCTTTTCCTTCGGCGGCTGGAAAAATTCGCTGTTCGGCGATTTGCATGTGCATGGGCCCGAAGGCGTCAAGTTTTACACCCGCACCAAAGCGGTTACAGGGCGCTGGCCGGAGCAGGCCGAAAAACCCAAGCTCGATATGCCTACCCACTGA
- a CDS encoding lactate utilization protein C has product MAARENVLSRIRTALGKNERKAAREAMRAYIARHAPGPRPQAEWNLIARFRERALSLASSVDEIAAFEQLPAAAARYLREHNLPLQAVCWPEFAQLDWTAQGMNVTARPANGNDLVGITGAFCAIAETGTLVTLSGKGSPSVTSLLPETHIAVVDTARIVKGMEEAWALLRSELSTMPRAVNFISGPSRTADIEQTVTLGAHGPYRVHIILVN; this is encoded by the coding sequence ATGGCCGCACGTGAAAACGTATTGAGTCGTATCCGCACCGCGCTCGGCAAGAACGAAAGAAAAGCCGCGCGCGAAGCAATGCGAGCCTATATTGCGCGGCACGCGCCGGGCCCCAGACCGCAAGCGGAGTGGAATCTCATCGCACGCTTTCGCGAGCGGGCGTTGAGCCTCGCCAGCAGCGTGGATGAAATTGCTGCGTTCGAGCAATTGCCCGCGGCGGCTGCACGTTATTTGCGCGAACACAATTTGCCCTTGCAAGCCGTGTGCTGGCCGGAATTTGCGCAGCTCGATTGGACTGCGCAGGGCATGAATGTAACCGCGCGGCCTGCGAACGGAAATGATCTGGTAGGCATCACCGGCGCGTTCTGCGCGATTGCGGAGACCGGAACACTGGTCACGCTTTCGGGAAAAGGCTCGCCCTCTGTGACCAGCCTTTTGCCGGAAACCCACATCGCGGTGGTGGACACCGCGCGCATCGTGAAGGGGATGGAGGAAGCCTGGGCTTTGCTGCGCAGCGAACTTTCAACGATGCCGCGCGCAGTCAATTTCATTTCGGGGCCTTCAAGGACCGCCGATATTGAACAGACGGTAACTCTCGGCGCGCATGGTCCTTATCGAGTGCACATTATCCTCGTCAATTGA